In the Mycoplasmoides gallisepticum genome, one interval contains:
- a CDS encoding DnaJ domain-containing protein: MSSKRDYYEILGVSRSATQQDIKKTFRKLAMKYHPDRNKDSDAEEKFKEVNEAYEVLSDEEKRKLYDTYGHEGLNASGFHQGGFNPYDVFNSVFSGFDFEGGFGDVFSQFFGGGGSGFHNQEYIEELMLI, encoded by the coding sequence ATGTCTTCAAAAAGAGATTATTACGAAATATTAGGAGTATCCCGATCAGCTACCCAACAAGATATTAAAAAAACCTTTAGAAAACTTGCTATGAAATATCACCCTGATCGCAATAAAGATTCAGATGCTGAAGAGAAGTTCAAAGAAGTTAATGAAGCTTACGAGGTACTAAGCGATGAAGAGAAAAGAAAACTTTATGACACTTATGGTCATGAAGGTTTAAACGCGTCTGGATTCCACCAAGGTGGATTCAATCCTTATGACGTGTTTAACTCTGTATTTAGCGGGTTTGATTTTGAAGGTGGGTTTGGTGATGTCTTCTCACAATTCTTTGGTGGGGGAGGCAGTGGTTTTCACAACCAAGAATACATTGAAGAGTTGATGTTAATTTAG
- a CDS encoding MATE family efflux transporter, with the protein MNTGYSQIDKQEKANKLFGKTAIAKAIWIVCLPGLLAAFFAGLYSFYDQILIQKLVPEVWKLNDVYNGLHFSNINVYQRVFDQIFVNDAIVRVPNIYFFDNGYYQASVSQPVPIGYFNSDFIKIFGEQVRSQPIITLDKNVLAQSINNYQILDNIVLLFKNVYNSQIGAVGDNTSQLSNVSIIARQAVNSFQNILLIGNAAIYLVPIGAGVYYTKSISYKYEKTGRDIWVMSFWTTLILCLIASLICFIIVGAGVQRSLIGTANLSPRVISLLDHNNANEIVSRINNVDLDSLNGVNFVNYPKVILTYDDAMADISALWADQYSWIYASGFFFIGLFSLLSFMIRSEGRNIFVTVASIIANVTNVLLDFIFIKYFSLGLIGGATASVISWVVNLILYVGFVMYFNKKQATWLSFHDLFKVKFNIKIIIPIMILGLSSFIRIVGLTVMFLVYNLLLIRVSGQDFQNYHAGSTPLLILFFVALFGISDGGRPLIGYNYTNRHYKRVHSAFWWSLFVTFTYAIISYIVVFFVAKTVLVNLFNFKDPSTTPMVQPIDNADMATSYIRITMLRIVMFSITICGMMLFQGTNDVIRSYISSAIEGSFISYLVFGTVYGLSTVLPKTDNLNIWVYVSGYAISPFITSVVVLILSILFLRRNLNVKNETIERKMNRLDLMQYNFFINEAKKYNLLTPQQQHELVKLKKEKQELNTNQN; encoded by the coding sequence AGAAGTTTGGAAACTAAATGATGTTTACAACGGTTTGCACTTTTCAAATATTAACGTTTATCAACGGGTATTTGATCAGATCTTTGTTAATGACGCAATCGTTAGAGTTCCCAATATCTATTTTTTTGATAATGGTTATTATCAAGCTTCAGTTTCTCAACCCGTACCGATTGGTTATTTTAATAGTGACTTTATTAAGATTTTTGGTGAGCAAGTAAGATCTCAACCAATCATCACCTTAGATAAGAATGTACTTGCTCAATCAATTAATAATTACCAAATCTTAGATAATATCGTTTTATTATTTAAAAACGTTTATAATTCCCAGATCGGTGCTGTTGGTGATAATACATCACAGCTATCTAATGTTTCAATTATAGCTAGACAAGCAGTAAACTCGTTTCAAAATATCCTTTTAATTGGGAATGCAGCAATCTATTTAGTACCGATTGGGGCTGGGGTTTATTACACCAAATCAATTAGTTATAAATATGAAAAAACTGGTCGAGATATCTGAGTGATGTCATTTTGAACAACATTAATCTTATGTTTAATTGCTAGTTTAATCTGTTTTATTATTGTTGGTGCTGGAGTTCAACGTAGTTTAATTGGAACGGCCAATTTAAGTCCTAGAGTAATCAGCTTACTAGATCATAATAATGCTAACGAGATTGTTAGCCGGATTAATAATGTTGATCTTGATTCGCTTAATGGCGTTAATTTTGTCAACTACCCTAAAGTGATCTTAACTTATGATGATGCGATGGCTGATATCTCAGCCCTTTGAGCTGATCAATATAGTTGGATTTATGCTAGTGGGTTCTTTTTTATTGGTTTGTTTTCATTATTATCTTTCATGATTCGCTCTGAAGGAAGAAATATCTTTGTTACGGTTGCTTCAATCATAGCAAACGTAACTAATGTTTTATTAGACTTTATCTTTATTAAATACTTTAGTCTTGGTTTGATTGGTGGAGCAACGGCTTCTGTAATTAGCTGAGTTGTTAACTTAATTTTATACGTTGGCTTTGTCATGTATTTTAATAAGAAGCAAGCTACATGATTAAGTTTTCACGATCTCTTTAAGGTTAAATTTAATATCAAGATCATTATCCCGATCATGATCTTGGGGTTATCATCGTTCATTCGGATTGTGGGTTTAACTGTAATGTTCTTGGTTTACAATTTATTGTTAATCAGGGTCTCTGGACAAGATTTTCAAAACTACCACGCAGGGTCCACCCCGTTGTTGATCTTATTTTTTGTCGCCTTATTCGGGATCTCAGATGGTGGTCGACCATTAATTGGTTATAACTATACGAACCGTCATTACAAGCGAGTACACTCAGCTTTCTGATGATCGTTGTTTGTTACTTTCACGTATGCAATTATCTCCTATATCGTCGTCTTTTTTGTTGCCAAAACTGTTTTAGTTAACTTATTTAACTTTAAAGATCCAAGCACAACACCAATGGTGCAACCAATTGATAATGCTGATATGGCGACAAGTTATATCAGAATTACAATGTTAAGAATTGTGATGTTCTCAATTACGATCTGTGGAATGATGTTGTTCCAAGGAACAAATGATGTAATTCGTTCATACATCTCTTCAGCGATTGAAGGATCATTCATCTCTTATCTAGTGTTTGGTACGGTTTATGGTCTATCAACAGTTTTACCAAAAACTGATAATCTAAATATCTGGGTTTATGTTTCAGGCTATGCGATCTCACCATTTATTACTTCTGTGGTGGTATTGATCTTATCAATCTTGTTCTTAAGAAGAAATCTAAATGTTAAGAACGAAACAATCGAACGTAAGATGAACCGATTAGATTTAATGCAATATAATTTCTTTATTAATGAAGCAAAGAAATACAATCTCTTAACACCACAACAACAACACGAGTTGGTTAAATTAAAAAAAGAAAAACAAGAATTAAATACGAACCAAAATTAA
- a CDS encoding zinc finger domain-containing protein, which produces MLWWGRQWFSQPRIHWRVDVNLVHEIKISFLEATNGCIKNVKYTRQVTCPDCNGSGSADGDVITCSDCNGEGFLVEQRRTLLGMFQTKKTCPSCKGEGQTIKNKCNKCKSRRMVDEVVERKVSIDSNVFYQDVVIVRGEGHIYKNLVGNLFLRVKMQPSRVFELGDNHMLVNVLVDPLVAVTR; this is translated from the coding sequence ATTCTTTGGTGGGGGAGGCAGTGGTTTTCACAACCAAGAATACATTGAAGAGTTGATGTTAATTTAGTTCATGAAATTAAGATCAGCTTCTTAGAAGCAACCAATGGTTGTATTAAAAACGTTAAGTACACCAGACAAGTTACTTGTCCTGATTGTAACGGGTCAGGTTCAGCTGATGGTGATGTAATTACATGTAGTGATTGTAATGGCGAAGGGTTTCTTGTTGAACAAAGAAGAACATTACTAGGAATGTTCCAAACCAAAAAGACCTGTCCTTCTTGTAAAGGTGAAGGTCAAACGATCAAAAATAAATGTAATAAATGTAAATCACGTAGAATGGTTGATGAAGTGGTTGAAAGAAAGGTCTCAATCGATTCAAATGTGTTTTATCAAGATGTTGTAATCGTTCGCGGGGAAGGACACATTTATAAGAATCTAGTGGGAAATCTTTTCTTAAGAGTGAAGATGCAACCTTCTAGGGTGTTTGAACTAGGTGATAACCACATGTTGGTTAACGTTCTAGTTGATCCATTGGTTGCTGTCACGCGATAA
- the metG gene encoding methionine--tRNA ligase — protein MLKNKKCYISTPIYYASGNPHIGHAYTTILGDFLARFKKQRGYDVFFLSGTDEFGKKIETKAKSLNLTPQKMVDQYSSKFKELFDLLNIELTRFVRTTEPKHQEVVKKIFGLFYLKKYIYLDEWQGLYCVDCEENYTTSSVLKKADLVEKTNLDLSMDPDDQLYCHVGHKISSINEPSYFIKLSEFSDFIKESLTDNVPSVFPTSRNKEMLNNFVNVGLKDLSISRTSISWGIETPLNKSHRIYVWLDALFSYLTSMGFGSEDDKLYQEFWNNDSSERIHLIAKEITRFHRIYWVIFLKMLGIKQPTRMISHGWILDENGNKMSKSLNNIIDPIELAELFGVDQLRYYLLKELSLSEDGKVGKRLIQETINSDLINNLGNLVHRLIPMLESRQESTILPYLAGNEVEDKYLADLQKLPAEFEKLVEENDIRSAIKLVLNISKEYSSVIEVRKPWELYKNNKTQELANILFAGACAIRTVFVLLEPILTTKSKEVYEQMNFTPEQTQLKNINNFEQLFNHKINKSKKLFQKLDVTDPNVNLKPLEQQETKTKEVKDKKANKELSKQSPKQPTKEQTKEPTK, from the coding sequence ATGTTAAAGAACAAAAAATGTTATATTTCAACTCCAATTTATTATGCTTCAGGTAACCCTCACATTGGGCATGCTTACACGACGATTCTTGGAGATTTCCTAGCCCGTTTTAAGAAGCAAAGGGGTTATGATGTTTTCTTCTTATCAGGGACTGATGAGTTTGGTAAAAAAATTGAAACCAAAGCTAAATCCTTAAATTTAACTCCGCAAAAGATGGTTGATCAATACTCAAGTAAATTTAAGGAACTGTTTGATCTTTTAAATATTGAACTAACCAGATTTGTTAGAACAACTGAACCAAAACACCAAGAGGTAGTAAAAAAGATCTTTGGTTTGTTTTATCTTAAGAAATATATCTATCTAGATGAATGGCAAGGGTTGTATTGTGTTGATTGTGAAGAAAATTACACAACCTCAAGTGTGCTAAAAAAAGCTGATCTAGTAGAAAAAACTAATCTTGATCTATCAATGGATCCTGATGACCAACTATATTGTCATGTTGGTCATAAGATTAGTTCGATCAACGAACCTTCTTATTTTATTAAGTTATCTGAGTTTAGTGATTTTATTAAAGAATCATTAACTGATAATGTCCCAAGTGTGTTTCCGACATCTCGTAATAAAGAGATGTTAAATAACTTTGTTAATGTCGGACTTAAAGATCTATCTATTAGTCGAACTAGTATTAGTTGGGGGATTGAAACCCCTCTTAATAAGAGTCACAGGATCTATGTTTGGTTGGATGCTTTATTTTCTTATTTAACATCAATGGGCTTTGGTTCAGAAGATGATAAGTTATATCAAGAGTTTTGAAACAACGATAGTAGTGAAAGAATCCATCTGATAGCTAAAGAGATTACTAGATTCCACCGCATCTATTGGGTTATCTTCTTAAAAATGCTAGGGATCAAACAACCCACAAGAATGATCTCGCACGGATGAATCTTGGATGAAAATGGCAATAAAATGTCTAAATCACTTAATAATATAATTGACCCAATCGAGTTAGCCGAACTATTTGGTGTTGATCAATTACGTTATTATTTACTTAAAGAGTTAAGTTTAAGTGAAGATGGTAAAGTTGGTAAACGCTTAATCCAAGAAACGATTAACTCTGATCTAATTAATAATCTGGGTAATTTAGTTCACAGATTAATTCCGATGCTTGAATCAAGACAAGAATCTACGATCTTACCTTATCTTGCGGGTAATGAAGTAGAAGATAAGTATTTAGCTGATCTACAAAAATTACCAGCTGAATTTGAGAAACTAGTTGAAGAAAACGACATTCGTTCTGCGATTAAATTAGTGCTTAATATTTCAAAAGAATATTCAAGCGTTATTGAAGTAAGAAAACCTTGAGAACTTTATAAAAATAACAAAACTCAAGAATTGGCTAACATTTTGTTTGCTGGTGCTTGTGCGATTAGAACTGTTTTTGTTCTTCTTGAACCAATCTTAACGACTAAATCAAAAGAAGTTTATGAACAGATGAATTTCACACCAGAACAAACACAATTAAAAAACATTAATAATTTTGAACAACTGTTCAATCATAAGATTAATAAGTCAAAAAAATTGTTCCAAAAACTTGATGTTACCGATCCAAACGTTAATCTAAAACCTCTAGAACAACAAGAAACAAAAACAAAAGAGGTTAAAGATAAAAAAGCTAATAAAGAATTATCTAAACAATCGCCAAAACAACCCACTAAGGAACAAACAAAAGAACCAACTAAATAA
- a CDS encoding methionine--tRNA ligase encodes MSLSEDGKRLIQETINSDLINNLGNLVHRLIPMLESRQESTILPYLAGNEVEDKYLADLQKLPAEFEKLVEENDIRSAIKLVLNISKEYSSVIEVRKPWELYKNNKTQELANVLFAGTCAIRTVFVLLEPILTTKSKEVYEQMNFTPEQTQLKNINNFEQLLNHKINKSKKLFQKLDVTDPNVNLKPLEQQETKTKEVKDKKAKESSKQSPKEPTKEQAKEPTK; translated from the coding sequence TTGAGTTTAAGTGAAGATGGTAAACGCTTAATCCAAGAAACGATTAACTCTGATCTAATTAATAATCTGGGTAATTTAGTTCACAGATTAATTCCGATGCTTGAATCAAGACAAGAATCTACGATCTTACCTTATCTTGCGGGTAATGAAGTAGAAGATAAATATTTAGCTGATCTACAAAAACTACCGGCTGAATTTGAGAAACTAGTTGAAGAAAACGACATTCGTTCTGCGATTAAATTAGTGCTTAATATTTCAAAAGAATATTCAAGCGTTATTGAAGTAAGAAAACCTTGAGAACTTTATAAAAATAACAAAACTCAAGAATTGGCTAACGTTTTGTTTGCTGGTACTTGTGCGATTAGAACTGTTTTTGTTCTTCTTGAACCAATCTTAACGACTAAATCAAAAGAAGTTTATGAACAGATGAATTTCACACCAGAACAAACACAATTAAAAAACATTAATAATTTTGAACAACTGTTGAATCATAAGATTAATAAGTCAAAAAAATTGTTCCAAAAACTTGATGTGACCGATCCAAACGTTAATCTAAAACCTCTAGAACAACAAGAAACAAAAACAAAAGAGGTTAAAGATAAAAAAGCTAAGGAATCATCTAAACAATCACCAAAAGAACCCACTAAGGAACAAGCAAAAGAACCAACTAAATAA